Proteins from one Fusobacterium periodonticum 1_1_41FAA genomic window:
- a CDS encoding NADH:flavin oxidoreductase, giving the protein MEKINIFTDFKIKNIHIKNRIVLPPMVRFSLVKDDGYVTEDLINWYGMIARSGVGLIIVEASAVEESGKLRENQIGIWNDSFIEGLTKVANEIHKYDVPCMIQIHHAGFKDKIVEVHEEELDRILKLFEEAFIRAKKCGFDGIEIHGAHTYLISQLNSKLWNKRTDKYGERLYFSRKLIENTRYLFDDNFILGYRMGGNEPELEDGIENAKELESYGLDILHVSSGVPNPEYKRQVKISTFPKDFPLDWIIYMGTEIKKHVKIPVIGVSKIKKESQASWLVENNLLDFVAVGKAMISQDRWMEKARKDFMLKNRH; this is encoded by the coding sequence ATGGAAAAAATTAATATTTTTACAGATTTTAAAATTAAAAATATACATATAAAAAATAGAATAGTTCTACCCCCTATGGTTAGATTTTCTCTTGTAAAAGATGATGGCTATGTCACTGAAGATTTAATTAATTGGTATGGTATGATAGCTAGAAGTGGTGTAGGACTTATAATTGTTGAAGCTTCAGCAGTTGAAGAAAGTGGAAAATTAAGAGAAAATCAAATTGGAATTTGGAATGATAGCTTTATTGAAGGACTTACTAAGGTAGCTAACGAAATTCATAAATATGATGTACCTTGTATGATACAAATTCATCATGCTGGCTTTAAAGATAAGATAGTAGAAGTTCATGAAGAAGAATTAGACAGAATTTTAAAACTTTTTGAAGAGGCTTTTATTAGAGCTAAAAAGTGTGGCTTTGATGGAATAGAAATTCATGGAGCTCATACTTATTTAATCTCTCAATTAAATTCTAAACTTTGGAATAAGAGAACTGATAAATATGGAGAAAGACTTTATTTTTCAAGAAAATTGATAGAGAATACTAGATATTTATTTGATGATAATTTCATTCTTGGGTATAGAATGGGTGGAAATGAGCCTGAACTTGAAGATGGTATAGAAAATGCTAAAGAACTAGAATCTTATGGTTTGGATATATTACATGTTTCAAGTGGTGTTCCTAATCCTGAATATAAAAGACAAGTAAAAATAAGTACCTTTCCTAAAGATTTTCCTTTAGATTGGATAATCTATATGGGAACGGAAATAAAAAAACATGTAAAAATCCCTGTTATAGGGGTAAGTAAAATAAAAAAAGAAAGTCAAGCTAGTTGGCTTGTTGAAAATAATTTATTAGATTTTGTTGCAGTTGGAAAAGCAATGATCTCACAAGATAGATGGATGGAAAAAGCAAGAAAAGATTTTATGTTAAAAAATAGACATTAA